One window of Candidatus Mycobacterium wuenschmannii genomic DNA carries:
- a CDS encoding class I adenylate-forming enzyme family protein: MSPTPAEPTYWSLVETAAQAHPDRVVLADDYGRSLSCEQLRQSATTCAAALATQGIGAGTVVSWQLPTTLETMVVMVALTRLGAVQNPVLPIWRENELRYVTAQLDTEFLIVPGAWRNFDYTALAQRLADERPMRVTVIDHETPITGDLRLPTGDPAALPPAPSSGEEPRWIYYSSGTTAAPKGARHCDRSVLAGSAGVIGIVGASSSDVNPIAFPVSHIGGAAMLAAGLHTGMRLVLFDSFDPVATPFAIAAHRPTLLGSATPFFVAFMAAQAEHGDTPLYPALRGCVGGGAPITAELGHKVRQTFSVDGVANAWGLTEFPVATSQAPNGPPELLDHTVGKPVPGVTVRVVDEAERPVTRGEVGELRLKGPQCFLGYVDTALDAGAFDVDGWFRTGDLGHVDEDGNIVVSGRIKDAIIRNAENISALEIEDVLAGHPAVADVAVIGVPDDRTGERVCAVVVAHPQTTLTISSIFEHCQSRGLSKHKTPERLEIVDALPRNLTGKVLKTELRARFGSR, from the coding sequence ATGAGTCCAACTCCTGCCGAGCCCACCTACTGGTCTCTGGTCGAAACCGCGGCGCAGGCGCATCCGGACAGAGTCGTCCTCGCCGATGACTATGGGCGCAGTCTCTCGTGTGAACAACTGCGGCAATCGGCAACGACGTGTGCTGCGGCGCTGGCGACCCAGGGGATCGGCGCGGGCACCGTCGTGTCCTGGCAACTGCCAACCACCCTGGAGACGATGGTGGTCATGGTCGCGCTCACGCGTCTTGGCGCGGTGCAAAATCCAGTGCTGCCGATATGGCGCGAAAACGAGTTGCGCTATGTGACAGCACAACTCGACACTGAGTTTCTCATCGTGCCCGGAGCTTGGCGTAATTTCGACTACACCGCCCTCGCGCAACGGCTCGCCGACGAGCGGCCGATGAGGGTCACCGTCATTGACCACGAGACACCGATCACCGGGGACCTGCGGCTGCCGACCGGCGACCCAGCAGCGCTACCGCCGGCGCCGAGCAGCGGCGAGGAGCCGCGCTGGATCTACTATTCGTCGGGCACGACGGCGGCGCCGAAAGGCGCGCGGCACTGCGACCGCTCAGTCCTTGCCGGCTCAGCCGGGGTCATCGGCATCGTCGGTGCGTCCAGCAGCGACGTCAATCCGATCGCGTTTCCGGTGTCACATATCGGGGGTGCCGCCATGCTCGCCGCTGGGCTGCACACCGGCATGCGGCTGGTGCTCTTCGACTCGTTCGACCCCGTAGCGACACCTTTCGCAATTGCGGCACACCGGCCCACCCTGCTGGGCAGCGCAACCCCGTTCTTCGTCGCCTTCATGGCAGCGCAGGCCGAGCACGGCGACACACCGTTGTATCCCGCCCTGCGGGGCTGCGTTGGTGGAGGAGCCCCGATTACCGCTGAGCTGGGTCATAAAGTGCGGCAGACATTTTCAGTGGACGGCGTGGCCAACGCCTGGGGTTTGACCGAATTCCCGGTTGCTACCTCTCAAGCGCCCAACGGCCCGCCGGAGCTGCTGGATCACACCGTCGGCAAACCGGTGCCAGGCGTGACGGTCCGTGTCGTCGACGAAGCCGAGCGGCCCGTCACGCGGGGAGAAGTCGGCGAGTTGCGGCTCAAAGGCCCGCAATGCTTCCTCGGATACGTGGACACAGCGCTGGATGCCGGGGCGTTCGACGTCGACGGTTGGTTTCGCACAGGCGATCTCGGTCACGTCGACGAGGACGGCAACATTGTCGTCTCGGGGCGAATCAAAGACGCGATCATCCGCAACGCAGAGAACATTTCGGCACTGGAGATCGAAGACGTGCTGGCCGGTCACCCAGCGGTCGCCGACGTCGCGGTCATAGGTGTGCCCGATGATCGGACCGGGGAACGTGTCTGCGCGGTCGTTGTCGCACACCCACAGACAACCCTGACGATCTCGTCGATCTTCGAACACTGCCAGTCCAGAGGGCTCAGCAAGCACAAGACTCCGGAACGACTCGAAATCGTCGACGCGTTGCCCCGCAACCTCACCGGCAAGGTGCTCAAGACCGAACTACGGGCCCGGTTCGGGAGTCGTTGA
- a CDS encoding acyl-CoA dehydrogenase family protein gives MSAFSIRPSEAELADFRSKVKTHIAEHAPAIEAREGHRAPETAEQEALLRRWFAGLFDAGLAGADWPVEHGGRADYHPLQDRVVSEEILRARAPRPVDQVNLAAHVLLHFGSEEQKRKLLPLIRSSQHVWCQLLSEPDAGSDIAAVRSRGALQDDGAWLIDGQKTWITDGHWADMGLALVRTDPASSRHHGLSVFTVPLDAEGVEIRPIRTVGDAVEVNEVFLTGVRLGAENLIGEVGQGWSIIMAGLDFERFGIGGNVILLELLIDDLVAVARHAYIDDEPALESADIRQKVAELAVEVEVAKAFIDDHVERMTSGDEQPGDGSIAKLSFAETYHQVAAYGAELAAFATAVGDSAPAVQAAKKRLRECWLWSRAYTISGGSSEMMRNILAKRRLQLPSQ, from the coding sequence GTGAGCGCTTTCAGTATTCGCCCGTCCGAAGCTGAGTTGGCCGACTTCAGAAGCAAGGTCAAGACGCATATCGCCGAGCACGCACCGGCGATCGAGGCACGTGAAGGACACCGGGCACCGGAAACCGCCGAACAGGAAGCCCTGCTGCGCAGGTGGTTCGCGGGCCTGTTCGACGCTGGCCTGGCGGGCGCCGACTGGCCGGTCGAGCACGGCGGCCGCGCTGACTACCATCCGCTGCAGGACCGGGTCGTGAGCGAGGAGATTTTGCGCGCCCGCGCGCCGCGGCCGGTCGACCAGGTCAATCTGGCCGCACACGTGCTGCTGCATTTCGGTTCCGAGGAGCAGAAGCGCAAGCTGTTACCGCTGATCCGCTCCAGTCAGCACGTCTGGTGTCAACTGCTCAGCGAACCCGACGCCGGCAGCGACATCGCCGCGGTCCGCAGCCGTGGCGCACTGCAAGACGACGGTGCCTGGCTCATCGACGGGCAGAAAACCTGGATTACCGACGGTCACTGGGCTGATATGGGCCTCGCCTTGGTCCGCACCGACCCGGCATCCTCACGTCACCACGGGCTGTCGGTGTTCACCGTGCCGCTCGATGCAGAGGGTGTCGAGATTCGCCCGATCCGCACGGTCGGCGATGCTGTCGAGGTCAACGAGGTATTCCTCACCGGAGTCCGGCTCGGGGCCGAGAACCTGATCGGTGAGGTGGGTCAGGGCTGGTCAATCATCATGGCGGGACTGGACTTTGAACGATTTGGCATCGGCGGCAACGTGATTCTGCTCGAGCTGCTGATCGATGATCTGGTCGCGGTCGCCCGCCACGCCTACATCGACGACGAGCCTGCTTTGGAGTCCGCCGACATCCGCCAGAAGGTGGCCGAGTTGGCCGTCGAGGTCGAGGTGGCAAAGGCTTTCATCGATGATCATGTGGAGCGGATGACATCGGGTGACGAACAACCGGGTGACGGCTCGATCGCGAAGCTGAGCTTCGCCGAGACCTACCATCAGGTCGCGGCGTACGGCGCAGAACTCGCAGCGTTCGCGACAGCGGTAGGGGATAGCGCACCCGCCGTGCAGGCGGCCAAAAAACGGTTGCGCGAATGCTGGCTGTGGTCGCGCGCGTATACGATCTCCGGTGGTAGCTCGGAGATGATGCGCAATATCCTCGCCAAGCGCCGACTGCAATTGCCGAGCCAATGA
- a CDS encoding acyl-CoA dehydrogenase family protein, whose product MAGEDSLDVDLDLLRLSAREFLAERGERGTVKDLAAMDWTGLLVDEELGGAGWRPVETCVVAEELGRAQDASAWFGTTMGAAALASAPEQVREQLLPGLLAGSSSAGFAIADDHARVVRGDQLDLVFVLDPNGIHLLGELTPGLFALDDDLLDVSRTVWRTDFDLAPGEVIGSPERAHELLGVAQLLISADSIGAVSMTVERLTAYLKERVAFGAPIASFQAIQHRLVELLVFVVKARAVVMRAARAIAIADVRATALTAAAHAFVAAKSIAAVDECMQLSGGIGFTWEYPLHYELRRVFTNSHLIGTARSSRAALAKESGW is encoded by the coding sequence ATGGCAGGCGAGGACTCACTTGACGTCGACCTCGACCTCTTGAGGTTGTCGGCGCGCGAATTTCTCGCCGAACGGGGGGAGCGGGGCACCGTCAAGGACCTCGCGGCCATGGACTGGACCGGCTTGCTCGTCGACGAGGAACTTGGTGGTGCTGGGTGGCGCCCGGTCGAGACGTGCGTCGTGGCCGAGGAATTGGGGCGAGCGCAAGACGCTTCGGCATGGTTCGGCACCACGATGGGCGCCGCTGCGCTTGCCTCAGCGCCGGAGCAGGTCAGGGAGCAGCTATTGCCTGGCCTGCTGGCCGGCAGCTCATCCGCGGGTTTCGCGATCGCTGATGACCACGCGCGCGTCGTCCGCGGGGATCAGCTGGACCTCGTTTTTGTGTTGGATCCCAACGGAATTCACCTTCTCGGTGAGCTCACTCCGGGGCTATTCGCGCTGGATGACGATCTGCTGGATGTCAGTAGGACGGTGTGGCGCACCGACTTCGACCTCGCACCCGGCGAGGTGATCGGGTCGCCCGAACGGGCTCACGAGTTGCTCGGGGTGGCGCAGCTGCTTATCTCCGCTGATTCCATCGGGGCCGTGTCGATGACTGTGGAGCGGCTTACCGCCTACCTCAAGGAACGGGTGGCCTTCGGCGCCCCCATCGCCAGTTTTCAAGCAATCCAGCATCGGCTCGTCGAGCTATTGGTCTTCGTGGTCAAAGCGCGAGCTGTCGTGATGCGGGCGGCACGTGCGATCGCCATCGCGGACGTCAGAGCAACCGCCCTGACGGCGGCCGCACACGCCTTCGTCGCGGCGAAATCCATCGCCGCCGTGGATGAGTGCATGCAGTTGTCCGGCGGAATCGGATTCACGTGGGAGTACCCACTGCACTACGAATTGCGACGGGTGTTCACCAACTCGCATCTGATCGGTACGGCGCGTTCCAGTCGAGCCGCATTGGCGAAAGAGTCTGGCTGGTGA
- a CDS encoding amidohydrolase family protein — MTTKLEYGIFDCDTHCYEPRDAFTRYLPEKFRDRAITTVRGADGVEVILAGHRVATFNSEGGLGLDVAYRPGSLKEMLRQMGSGNPEENYEPQPMQPEFVSRVPRLSVMAEQNIDRMVIYPSGMALAAEHYVDDTEALYANLRSFNRWFDEEWGFNFDGKIFATALLSLRDLDSAIAETEAIIAQGAKFVMLPTGPAYGRSPGDPYFDPIYARLQEAGCVLVYHIMPFWYFDAISPAWGQNSDPASWHMSAWQWMNIYGQRPIEDTLSALIFDNLFGRFPNLNVLVAEHGAEWVPFFVRHMDKSRGMGRNGPWIGGKLTERPSSIFRRHVRVVPYPEDDIPAIVSSMGYDDCLVMGSDYPHAEGMAEPADFVKLLDPLDDAAKRRIMRDNAEQLLVRG, encoded by the coding sequence GTGACGACGAAACTCGAATACGGCATCTTTGACTGCGACACCCACTGCTACGAGCCGCGGGACGCATTCACCCGCTATCTGCCGGAAAAGTTTCGGGATCGCGCCATCACGACGGTGCGCGGCGCCGACGGAGTCGAGGTGATCCTTGCGGGGCACCGCGTCGCGACCTTCAACAGCGAAGGCGGTCTGGGCCTGGATGTCGCCTACCGGCCCGGCTCGCTCAAGGAGATGCTCCGGCAGATGGGGTCGGGTAACCCCGAGGAGAACTACGAGCCGCAGCCCATGCAACCGGAATTCGTGTCGCGCGTCCCGCGCCTGTCGGTGATGGCGGAGCAGAACATTGACCGGATGGTCATCTATCCCAGCGGTATGGCGTTGGCCGCTGAACACTACGTCGACGACACCGAAGCGCTGTATGCGAACCTGCGCTCGTTCAACCGGTGGTTCGATGAGGAGTGGGGCTTCAACTTCGACGGCAAGATCTTCGCAACGGCTCTGCTGTCGCTGCGTGACCTGGATTCTGCGATCGCCGAGACCGAGGCGATCATCGCCCAAGGCGCGAAGTTTGTGATGCTGCCAACGGGTCCTGCCTACGGTCGATCGCCGGGCGATCCCTACTTCGACCCTATTTACGCACGCCTGCAGGAGGCCGGTTGCGTCCTCGTTTACCACATCATGCCGTTCTGGTATTTCGACGCGATTTCACCCGCGTGGGGACAGAACTCCGACCCGGCGTCGTGGCATATGTCGGCGTGGCAGTGGATGAACATCTATGGGCAACGACCGATCGAGGACACGCTGTCCGCACTGATCTTTGACAACCTCTTCGGTCGCTTCCCGAACCTCAACGTCCTGGTCGCCGAGCACGGAGCGGAATGGGTGCCCTTCTTCGTTCGGCACATGGACAAAAGTCGCGGTATGGGCCGCAATGGTCCGTGGATCGGCGGGAAGCTGACCGAGCGACCGTCGTCAATTTTCCGCCGGCACGTCCGTGTGGTCCCCTATCCCGAGGACGACATCCCCGCGATCGTCTCGAGCATGGGATACGACGACTGCCTGGTTATGGGGTCTGATTACCCGCACGCCGAAGGCATGGCCGAGCCCGCAGACTTCGTCAAGCTGCTCGATCCACTGGACGACGCCGCTAAGCGGCGGATCATGCGCGATAACGCCGAGCAGTTGCTCGTCCGAGGCTGA
- a CDS encoding acyl-CoA dehydrogenase family protein — MDNEINEQMTDIDDLRGVVRDYLTATSPSETVRELMLTEAGYDEAAWLKMAHELGLHGIAVPERWGGAGAGVAELAVVFEEMGRALLCSPFYATVGLATQAILASGDDTAAERFIPGFVDGSTTATLILNGHLDVWDPEAVTLRADRDGAGHRIHGEAPLVIDGHTADIVLAVANTPAGISLFAVNARSEGVTCTPLAGIDRTRKVAHVEFDNASAQIIGTDGGAADFLARASDLGIVALAAEQVGAAQRCLDMAVDYAKSRIQFGRPIGSFQAIKHRCADMLIQVEGARSAASHAADIADSAEPEELATAASVAKMACSEALLQAALDNMRIHGGIGFTWEHDAHLFVRRAKATQLIYGSPDSHAQRLAALVSEVKGSL; from the coding sequence ATGGACAACGAGATCAACGAACAAATGACTGATATCGACGACCTCCGCGGCGTGGTGCGCGACTACCTGACCGCGACGTCACCGAGCGAGACCGTCCGCGAGTTGATGCTGACCGAAGCCGGTTACGACGAGGCGGCGTGGCTGAAGATGGCCCACGAGTTGGGCCTGCATGGCATCGCCGTTCCTGAACGTTGGGGCGGCGCCGGGGCCGGCGTTGCCGAGCTGGCGGTGGTGTTCGAGGAGATGGGGCGCGCCCTGCTGTGCTCCCCCTTCTACGCCACCGTGGGCCTGGCTACACAAGCCATCCTCGCCAGCGGCGACGACACAGCCGCCGAACGCTTCATTCCCGGATTCGTGGACGGCTCGACTACCGCGACGTTGATCCTGAATGGTCACCTCGACGTCTGGGACCCCGAGGCGGTGACGTTGCGGGCTGACCGAGACGGCGCCGGTCACCGGATCCACGGCGAGGCACCTCTGGTCATCGATGGTCATACCGCCGATATCGTTCTGGCGGTGGCCAATACGCCCGCTGGGATCTCGCTGTTCGCGGTGAACGCCCGATCGGAGGGGGTCACGTGCACGCCGCTGGCCGGAATCGATCGCACCCGCAAGGTCGCCCATGTGGAGTTCGACAACGCGAGCGCGCAGATAATCGGAACCGATGGTGGCGCAGCAGACTTCCTGGCGCGCGCCTCGGACCTTGGCATCGTGGCGCTGGCGGCCGAACAGGTGGGTGCGGCACAACGATGCCTCGACATGGCCGTCGACTATGCCAAGAGCCGGATTCAGTTCGGCCGGCCGATCGGCAGCTTTCAAGCGATCAAACACCGCTGTGCGGACATGCTGATCCAGGTAGAAGGCGCTCGCTCGGCCGCATCGCACGCCGCCGATATTGCCGACTCGGCCGAACCTGAGGAGCTCGCGACGGCCGCATCAGTCGCGAAAATGGCCTGTTCGGAAGCCCTCCTACAGGCCGCACTCGACAACATGCGCATCCACGGCGGCATCGGCTTCACCTGGGAACACGATGCCCACCTGTTCGTCCGACGCGCCAAGGCGACCCAGCTGATCTACGGCAGCCCCGATAGCCACGCCCAACGCCTCGCCGCACTCGTCTCCGAAGTGAAAGGATCCTTGTGA
- a CDS encoding TIGR03619 family F420-dependent LLM class oxidoreductase yields MTISFSLELPTQRVEAVEEFVTAGAIADIARVAEETGFAAVHVTDHPAPDAKWLDHGGHHALDPFVALAFAAAATTDVRLLTNVYIAAYRNPFLGAKSIQSLAALSNGRLILGTAAGYLKPEFKALGIDFDTRGALLDEALDVLDQVLTGADIAYEGTSFAARGVRLRPLPASPPPVWVGGNSKPAVRRAVSRAQGWAPFNTFGYAAASRTAEISTIEDLELAIAWARRYASDIGRTEPLDICFSAGNLLDDNRSADERHATIAKLAAAGVTWLTIAPPGADRTEVIERSRAFAKEFITV; encoded by the coding sequence GTGACCATTTCGTTTTCCCTCGAATTGCCCACCCAGCGTGTCGAAGCGGTGGAGGAATTCGTCACCGCCGGCGCCATCGCCGACATTGCGCGTGTGGCCGAGGAGACCGGGTTCGCGGCGGTCCACGTGACCGACCACCCCGCACCTGACGCGAAGTGGCTCGACCATGGTGGTCACCACGCCCTCGATCCATTCGTCGCGTTGGCCTTCGCAGCCGCGGCAACCACCGACGTCAGGCTGTTGACCAACGTCTACATTGCCGCCTACCGCAACCCGTTTCTCGGCGCGAAATCGATTCAGAGTCTCGCCGCGCTGTCGAACGGCCGGCTTATCCTGGGTACTGCTGCGGGATATCTCAAACCCGAGTTCAAGGCGCTGGGAATCGATTTCGACACCCGCGGCGCCCTGCTCGATGAGGCACTCGACGTGCTGGACCAGGTACTCACCGGTGCCGATATTGCCTATGAGGGAACGTCATTCGCCGCGCGCGGTGTTCGTCTGCGACCCCTACCGGCCAGTCCTCCGCCCGTCTGGGTCGGCGGCAACAGCAAGCCTGCCGTTCGACGGGCCGTGTCGCGCGCTCAGGGATGGGCGCCGTTCAACACGTTCGGTTATGCCGCAGCCTCGCGTACCGCGGAGATCTCCACGATCGAGGATCTGGAACTCGCGATCGCCTGGGCACGGCGCTACGCAAGCGACATCGGCCGTACCGAACCGCTGGACATCTGCTTCTCCGCGGGAAACCTGTTGGACGACAACAGGTCGGCAGACGAACGACATGCGACCATTGCCAAGCTGGCAGCCGCTGGAGTGACGTGGCTGACGATCGCGCCGCCAGGAGCGGACCGCACCGAGGTGATCGAACGTTCCCGCGCCTTCGCCAAGGAGTTCATCACGGTGTGA